A genomic window from Methanobacterium sp. BRmetb2 includes:
- a CDS encoding iron ABC transporter ATP-binding protein codes for MSILSIENATFSYNGSENIFQDINLTVDEGDVLCILGPNGCGKTTLIKCLNKLLELKEGQVFISGKNIKDIDQRGIARNIGYIPQGHVSTFAFSVFDVVLMGRAPHLEFLESPGREDYEKVEKALKKMGIYNLKDKPYTSLSGGEQQLVFFARVLAQEPRILILDEPTSHLDFGNQLKTMDIIKKLALDGLSVIMTSHFPDHAFISSNKVALMKDCRFIGTGTPEEIITEEAMEMVYGIQVKIMELELRKICVPLKSL; via the coding sequence TTGAGTATATTATCCATAGAAAATGCCACTTTTTCTTATAATGGTAGTGAAAATATATTTCAGGACATTAATTTAACTGTGGATGAGGGGGATGTTCTTTGCATACTTGGCCCTAATGGTTGTGGTAAAACCACATTAATAAAGTGTTTAAACAAATTACTGGAACTAAAAGAAGGCCAGGTTTTTATCAGTGGTAAAAATATTAAAGATATAGACCAGAGAGGAATAGCCCGAAATATTGGTTATATTCCTCAGGGCCATGTTTCAACATTTGCATTTTCAGTATTTGATGTGGTGCTCATGGGTCGGGCTCCTCATCTTGAGTTTCTGGAATCTCCCGGCCGTGAAGATTATGAAAAGGTTGAAAAGGCCTTAAAAAAGATGGGGATATATAATTTAAAAGATAAACCATACACCTCTTTAAGTGGGGGTGAACAACAATTAGTATTTTTTGCCAGAGTTCTAGCCCAGGAACCACGTATTTTGATACTTGATGAACCTACATCTCATCTTGATTTTGGCAATCAGCTTAAAACCATGGATATTATAAAAAAATTAGCTTTAGACGGTCTTTCAGTTATAATGACCTCCCATTTCCCAGACCATGCATTTATATCTTCCAATAAAGTAGCCCTTATGAAAGACTGCAGATTCATAGGTACAGGTACACCAGAAGAGATTATAACTGAGGAAGCCATGGAAATGGTCTACGGAATCCAGGTAAAGATAATGGAACTTGAACTAAGAAAAATTTGCGTTCCTTTGAAATCTTTATAA
- a CDS encoding formylmethanofuran dehydrogenase, with the protein MDLLKKAGNFHGEICGGIVMGTKLAIYGMETMGMEPGKKDKRLIVFTEIDRCISDAVMSVTKTSVGKKSLKTMGYGKFAASFVNIETGDAIRVIDIDANKKNEKKSKVDEETIEELIKRIDKTPAEELFKIQRVSVKIDENDLPGKPREMATCAECGEVVMDGKHHLNGGKSYCTSCYSGSYYTLLSE; encoded by the coding sequence ATGGATTTATTAAAAAAAGCTGGTAATTTTCACGGAGAAATTTGTGGCGGGATTGTTATGGGAACCAAATTAGCAATATACGGCATGGAAACTATGGGCATGGAACCGGGCAAGAAAGATAAAAGATTGATAGTATTCACTGAAATTGATCGATGTATTTCTGATGCGGTTATGTCAGTAACTAAAACATCTGTTGGAAAAAAATCACTTAAAACCATGGGTTATGGTAAATTCGCTGCCTCCTTTGTTAATATAGAAACTGGAGATGCAATCCGTGTCATAGATATTGATGCAAATAAAAAGAATGAAAAGAAATCAAAAGTAGATGAAGAAACAATTGAAGAGCTAATTAAAAGGATTGATAAAACACCAGCTGAAGAACTTTTTAAGATTCAGAGGGTTTCAGTTAAAATTGACGAAAATGATTTACCTGGAAAACCACGGGAAATGGCCACCTGTGCTGAATGTGGTGAAGTGGTTATGGATGGTAAACATCATTTAAATGGTGGTAAGTCGTACTGTACATCCTGTTACAGTGGGTCATATTATACTCTTTTAAGTGAATAA
- a CDS encoding integrase, whose amino-acid sequence MVILISNNHPIICMNFTEDDQKRIDLWVLRKDLEDSTIEYYIEFLKYYCNLVGLTPDELIKEADLEEEKSIKLRDRKLNFYFLKMKKQLKNENKAEGTINLYIYSVKSFYDSMDIQVPPIKISRGDIALEENYGKLITRKDLSRLVSVAAPRETALIYLMALSGMAQAEARNLTIRKFMDAAGEAIKKEIKTIDDLFQYQHLLRKVILTVHITRKKVNYRYITFIPPEVTRKILDYLKERVKGCNQKIRINDYDSALFVKNNGEPIDRDVIVTNFRRIGLKAGLKKKEGAYSYWRAHAMRKYFISTIMNNIGDKTLADFLAGHKISDVDRAYWYMDPESLKKRYMEALPYLSIDKIDISEFNRENDHNLD is encoded by the coding sequence ATGGTAATACTTATTAGTAATAATCACCCAATCATCTGTATGAACTTTACAGAAGATGACCAAAAACGCATTGATCTGTGGGTTTTACGAAAAGATCTGGAAGATTCAACCATTGAATATTATATAGAATTCCTCAAATATTACTGCAATCTAGTCGGTTTAACACCAGATGAACTCATCAAGGAAGCAGACCTTGAAGAAGAAAAAAGTATAAAACTAAGAGATCGAAAACTTAACTTCTATTTTTTAAAGATGAAAAAACAACTTAAAAATGAAAATAAAGCTGAAGGAACAATAAATCTGTATATTTACTCTGTAAAATCTTTTTATGATTCTATGGATATTCAAGTACCACCGATCAAGATCTCCCGAGGTGATATTGCCCTGGAAGAAAATTATGGTAAATTAATAACAAGGAAAGATTTATCTCGTCTGGTTAGTGTTGCTGCCCCTAGAGAAACGGCCCTAATCTATTTAATGGCATTATCTGGTATGGCTCAGGCAGAAGCCCGGAATTTAACTATTAGGAAATTCATGGACGCAGCAGGTGAAGCAATCAAAAAAGAAATTAAAACCATTGATGATCTCTTCCAGTATCAGCATCTTCTTAGAAAGGTTATACTCACGGTCCATATAACCCGGAAGAAGGTGAATTATAGATATATTACTTTTATACCTCCGGAAGTTACTAGGAAGATTCTGGATTATCTCAAAGAGAGGGTCAAAGGATGCAACCAGAAGATAAGAATCAATGATTATGACTCTGCATTATTCGTTAAAAACAATGGCGAACCAATTGATCGTGATGTGATTGTAACCAATTTCCGGAGAATTGGGTTAAAGGCAGGTTTAAAAAAAAAGGAAGGTGCTTACAGTTATTGGAGAGCCCACGCCATGCGTAAATACTTCATATCCACCATAATGAATAATATAGGAGATAAAACATTAGCCGATTTTCTAGCAGGCCATAAAATATCTGATGTTGACCGGGCCTACTGGTACATGGACCCTGAATCCTTAAAAAAAAGGTATATGGAGGCATTACCCTATCTATCCATTGACAAAATAGATATATCGGAATTTAATAGGGAAAATGATCACAACTTGGACTAA
- the cofH gene encoding 7,8-didemethyl-8-hydroxy-5-deazariboflavin synthase subunit CofH translates to MEDIYERSLKGDITKDDALQLIKSNPFQLFDVADKLRREIVGDEVTFVVNRNIDITDQCMIKCAFCSFRNSIGYEMTIDEILESVKEAKEVEATEICLFGGIMPHMDVDYYCEIMDAIKKNFDIEIHGLSPVEIYHTAQASGVATYDALKSLKKAGLDTLTGASAEILVDSVRAKICPNKVNTAQWVEIIKEAHNLDIPTTSTIMYGTVESWEDRIDHLLILRNIQRETGGFTELVPMTFLNENNLAGSRSAGVSGMEDLQLHAISRIILGRDIPNIQASWIKIGTRMAQVALCCGANDLGGTMMEDKISIAAGASHGEHLPHQQMNEIIRAIGRIPVERTTVYERV, encoded by the coding sequence ATGGAAGACATATATGAACGTTCTCTTAAAGGCGATATTACAAAAGATGATGCTTTGCAACTGATTAAATCAAATCCATTTCAACTCTTTGACGTGGCAGATAAGTTACGCCGTGAAATAGTCGGCGATGAGGTAACATTTGTAGTCAACAGAAACATCGACATCACAGATCAATGTATGATCAAATGTGCCTTTTGCTCCTTTAGAAATAGTATAGGATATGAAATGACAATTGATGAAATATTAGAAAGTGTTAAAGAAGCAAAAGAAGTTGAAGCCACTGAAATATGTCTATTTGGTGGTATAATGCCTCACATGGATGTTGATTATTACTGTGAAATTATGGATGCTATTAAAAAGAATTTTGATATTGAAATCCACGGCCTATCGCCAGTGGAAATATATCATACAGCTCAGGCATCTGGGGTAGCTACCTATGATGCTTTAAAATCTTTGAAAAAAGCGGGTCTGGATACATTAACTGGTGCATCAGCGGAAATTCTAGTTGACTCGGTAAGGGCCAAGATATGTCCTAATAAGGTTAATACTGCTCAGTGGGTTGAAATTATCAAAGAAGCCCATAATCTGGACATTCCAACCACCTCAACCATCATGTATGGAACTGTTGAAAGTTGGGAGGATCGTATTGATCACCTGTTGATACTGCGGAATATTCAGCGCGAAACAGGAGGATTTACAGAACTGGTCCCTATGACTTTTTTGAATGAGAATAATCTGGCGGGAAGTAGATCTGCAGGGGTAAGTGGAATGGAAGATTTACAACTACATGCTATCTCCCGGATAATCCTCGGCAGGGACATACCTAATATTCAGGCGTCATGGATAAAAATAGGAACCCGTATGGCCCAGGTAGCACTCTGCTGTGGGGCAAACGATTTAGGGGGTACTATGATGGAGGACAAGATATCCATAGCTGCCGGCGCATCCCATGGTGAACATTTACCTCATCAACAAATGAATGAAATTATAAGGGCCATTGGACGCATACCTGTAGAGCGGACCACAGTATATGAGCGGGTTTGA
- a CDS encoding flagellar motor protein MotA: MILFGSEILSSLMHLISASLLIPVIIVLLAFIIFAVLSLGGFITEKFSRTKFDVDKTEELIRAISKSSSPEEMREKVENSQLLAGDKKVLLKIISNHDIGSHARKALSTKLIEEKELEFANITQKTDIIIRLGPTMGLMGTLIPLGPGLAALGSGDINALAQSLTIAFDTTVTGLAAGSIGFIISKYRKKWYADDLSILEAIVEATLEALNKCQTRKENF; encoded by the coding sequence ATGATACTTTTTGGAAGTGAAATATTAAGCAGTTTAATGCATTTAATTTCTGCGAGTTTACTTATACCCGTTATAATTGTCCTTTTAGCATTCATAATATTTGCGGTTTTGAGTTTAGGAGGATTTATAACTGAAAAATTTTCAAGAACTAAATTTGATGTGGATAAAACAGAAGAACTTATAAGGGCTATTTCCAAATCGTCCAGTCCTGAAGAAATGAGGGAAAAAGTTGAAAATAGCCAATTATTAGCCGGTGATAAAAAGGTGCTGCTAAAGATCATTTCCAATCATGATATTGGTTCCCATGCTAGAAAAGCACTGTCTACAAAATTAATTGAAGAAAAAGAACTTGAATTTGCCAATATAACTCAAAAAACCGATATAATAATTAGATTAGGTCCAACTATGGGGTTAATGGGAACATTGATTCCATTAGGCCCAGGTTTAGCTGCTTTAGGGTCGGGGGACATAAATGCGCTGGCACAATCATTAACCATAGCTTTTGATACGACTGTAACTGGATTAGCAGCAGGTTCAATTGGTTTTATCATATCTAAATATAGAAAAAAGTGGTATGCAGATGATCTATCTATTTTAGAGGCAATAGTAGAAGCAACACTGGAGGCTTTAAATAAATGTCAAACAAGAAAAGAAAATTTTTAG
- a CDS encoding glutamate dehydrogenase, whose product MTYVDDVLEELRRKNPYETEFIQTATEILRCLNVVFERHPEFQEAKILERFLEPERVVMFRVPWVDDNGEVQVNRGFRVQFNSALGPYKGGLRFHESVNLSILKLLGLEQILKNSLTGMSIGGAKGGSDFNPKGRSDAEVMRFCQSFMTELRNYIGPDIDVPAGDIGVGLREVGYLFGQYNRISKRHNCVLTGSGIEYGGSLVRREATGYGLIYILEEALNARGEVLEGKKIIVSGSGNVAIYAAEKAIQLGATVIAMSDSKGYIYDENGISIPFVKHIKEEERKCIYEYLNDFPDTLYKEGSKGLWNIKCDIALPCATQNELDEDSAIKLINNGVKYVAEGANKPSTPEATKLFLKSGLMFLPGKAANAGGVTTSVLEMAQRSSNMHWSFDEVDTRLKRNMVNIYRNIDKMAKEYGFEGNYVVGANIAGFIKVAKAMMAQGIV is encoded by the coding sequence ATGACATACGTAGATGATGTATTAGAAGAGCTGAGGAGAAAAAATCCTTATGAAACCGAGTTCATACAGACTGCAACTGAGATTTTAAGATGTCTTAATGTAGTGTTTGAAAGGCATCCTGAATTTCAGGAAGCAAAGATTTTAGAAAGATTTTTAGAACCTGAAAGAGTGGTGATGTTTAGAGTACCATGGGTTGATGATAATGGCGAAGTACAGGTTAATCGAGGTTTTCGTGTTCAGTTCAACAGTGCACTTGGCCCCTATAAAGGAGGGCTTCGTTTTCATGAGTCGGTTAATTTATCGATTCTTAAATTATTAGGATTAGAACAGATTTTAAAAAACAGTCTTACCGGTATGTCAATAGGCGGTGCAAAGGGTGGAAGTGATTTCAATCCAAAAGGCAGATCCGATGCTGAGGTTATGAGATTCTGCCAGAGTTTCATGACTGAACTTAGAAATTATATAGGCCCTGATATTGATGTCCCTGCTGGGGATATTGGTGTGGGTTTAAGAGAAGTGGGGTACCTATTTGGGCAGTATAATAGAATTTCAAAGAGGCATAATTGCGTATTAACTGGAAGTGGAATTGAATATGGTGGATCTCTTGTAAGAAGAGAAGCAACAGGTTATGGCCTTATTTATATATTGGAAGAAGCTTTAAACGCAAGGGGAGAAGTATTGGAAGGTAAAAAGATAATAGTTTCTGGTTCAGGAAATGTGGCCATATATGCAGCTGAAAAGGCCATACAACTTGGAGCAACAGTTATTGCTATGTCTGACTCAAAAGGTTACATTTATGACGAAAATGGAATATCTATCCCATTTGTAAAACATATCAAAGAAGAAGAAAGAAAATGTATCTATGAATACTTAAATGATTTTCCTGATACCCTCTATAAAGAAGGAAGTAAAGGTCTTTGGAATATAAAATGTGATATAGCTCTTCCCTGTGCTACTCAAAATGAGTTAGATGAAGATTCAGCAATAAAACTTATTAATAATGGAGTTAAATATGTTGCAGAAGGAGCAAACAAGCCATCAACACCCGAAGCTACTAAATTATTCTTAAAATCTGGATTAATGTTCTTACCAGGAAAAGCAGCTAATGCTGGAGGAGTTACAACCAGTGTACTAGAAATGGCACAAAGAAGCTCAAATATGCACTGGTCATTTGATGAGGTTGATACCCGATTAAAAAGAAACATGGTTAACATATATAGAAATATTGATAAAATGGCTAAAGAATATGGATTTGAAGGTAACTATGTAGTTGGAGCTAATATTGCAGGATTTATTAAAGTTGCAAAGGCAATGATGGCTCAGGGAATTGTCTAA
- a CDS encoding SAM-dependent methyltransferase: protein MANKTGIAPSNKHRIQGRTSESFIDARDVVSRLNLKGNEVFMDAGCGDGHVAMIAHEMMGDDATIYALDIYEPSIEDMENEIEEKGIKNIIPIQTNIAEEIDLPDNTVNIILMINVFHGLMVQGNIDETITELKRIVKPGGKIAIMDYKKMDVKHGPPLHARRSPEELEEMFKRNGLKKIKVDNEIGEDLENGLKSHYLIIFRK from the coding sequence ATGGCTAATAAGACAGGGATAGCCCCATCAAATAAACACAGAATCCAAGGAAGAACAAGTGAATCTTTTATTGATGCAAGAGATGTAGTTTCCAGATTAAATTTAAAAGGAAATGAAGTCTTCATGGATGCCGGTTGTGGAGACGGCCACGTCGCCATGATTGCCCATGAAATGATGGGTGATGATGCAACAATATATGCTTTAGATATATATGAACCCTCTATTGAAGATATGGAGAATGAAATTGAAGAAAAAGGGATAAAAAATATAATTCCTATCCAAACCAACATTGCAGAAGAGATAGATCTGCCCGATAATACAGTAAATATTATTTTGATGATTAATGTTTTTCATGGATTGATGGTACAGGGCAACATAGATGAAACAATTACAGAACTCAAAAGAATTGTTAAACCCGGTGGAAAGATAGCAATTATGGATTATAAGAAGATGGATGTTAAACACGGACCCCCATTACATGCTAGAAGAAGTCCAGAAGAACTGGAAGAAATGTTTAAAAGAAATGGATTAAAAAAGATTAAAGTTGATAATGAAATTGGAGAAGACCTTGAAAATGGTCTTAAATCCCATTATCTAATTATATTCAGAAAATAA
- a CDS encoding nucleotidyltransferase, with product MSNKISAKIDNAVIKIKSIPGFENVKFIMLHGSASRGEMKEDSDIDLCIYYKGDRDEASDFRYKVLSELFEDYYDIQIFENLPLYVKKEVLKGEPVYLPDKKFLYDIAYDTIKEYDLFKKYLYDYIGKEAIV from the coding sequence ATGTCCAATAAAATATCAGCTAAAATAGACAATGCTGTTATCAAAATTAAAAGCATTCCCGGATTTGAAAATGTTAAATTTATAATGCTTCACGGTTCTGCTTCTCGTGGAGAGATGAAGGAAGATTCTGACATTGATCTATGTATTTATTATAAAGGAGATCGGGATGAAGCATCAGATTTTAGATATAAGGTACTTTCAGAATTATTTGAAGATTATTATGATATTCAGATATTTGAAAATCTTCCCTTGTATGTTAAAAAAGAAGTTTTAAAGGGTGAACCTGTTTATTTACCTGATAAAAAATTTTTGTATGATATAGCCTATGATACCATTAAAGAATATGATTTATTTAAGAAATATCTATATGATTATATAGGAAAAGAAGCAATTGTCTAA
- a CDS encoding AbrB family transcriptional regulator, giving the protein MTELKKGKYLFGTVKVGERGQIVIPKEARDKFGIKPGDSLMVLGDKKKGIAIVKTDMMKEIALKILENMNNVKDVFSSEKK; this is encoded by the coding sequence ATGACGGAACTTAAAAAAGGAAAATATCTATTTGGCACAGTAAAGGTAGGTGAACGTGGACAGATTGTTATTCCCAAAGAAGCAAGGGATAAATTCGGAATAAAACCCGGAGACAGTTTAATGGTATTGGGAGATAAAAAAAAGGGAATCGCAATAGTAAAAACTGACATGATGAAAGAAATTGCACTAAAAATATTAGAAAATATGAATAACGTCAAGGATGTTTTCAGTTCAGAAAAAAAATAG
- a CDS encoding ATPase, whose translation MEDLAWGTDAELTDQQFYNREDDINLLKTLLETTSKGSPPTLMIIGIRGVGKTVLIKKIKRELENDYLTNYIDLSATTGYQRGQLTEMGIIEHFYTGWIEACENKKFSTTSQKISKFFKTKNFSLREITDAGGIPVPIPKSEDDYKKLSKFVLDLPQIIYEEHPNDIKGSIMIIDEFQALNDLGEKLDAFLWFLRSVIQNQKNVAYVFAGSITSRDSIIEKIAGHDGAFGGRMLNIEISPFTKETVYNYLKEKLPSLNLDDSGFERFYKCTKGIPFYVNTFAKLLQKNVSLTEDKVNEEFKRTLPYIAVHLINQWSRLTLKEQNIITILIDKPLKRNEIAKQLEVTPGSLSKPLNKIQKLRLIESEKGVYNISEHILKAWLKSEFEEKGVFPYRSI comes from the coding sequence ATGGAAGATCTGGCATGGGGAACAGACGCAGAATTAACAGATCAACAATTTTATAATCGAGAAGATGATATTAACCTGCTTAAAACTCTTTTAGAAACAACATCTAAAGGATCTCCCCCTACACTGATGATTATTGGGATTAGAGGAGTAGGAAAAACCGTTTTAATTAAAAAAATAAAAAGAGAACTTGAAAATGATTACTTAACAAATTATATTGACCTATCTGCAACTACGGGATATCAAAGAGGTCAATTAACTGAAATGGGAATAATTGAACATTTTTATACTGGCTGGATAGAAGCCTGTGAAAATAAGAAATTCTCCACCACATCACAGAAAATATCAAAATTTTTTAAAACAAAAAATTTCAGCTTAAGAGAAATCACTGACGCAGGAGGGATACCAGTTCCTATTCCCAAGTCAGAAGATGATTATAAAAAACTTTCAAAATTTGTTCTGGATTTACCTCAAATAATCTACGAAGAACACCCTAATGACATAAAAGGATCCATTATGATAATTGACGAATTTCAGGCCCTTAATGATCTGGGTGAAAAATTAGACGCATTTTTATGGTTTCTTAGAAGTGTTATTCAAAATCAAAAAAATGTAGCTTATGTATTTGCAGGATCAATAACTTCCAGAGATTCCATAATAGAAAAAATAGCAGGCCATGACGGTGCATTTGGAGGTAGAATGCTGAATATAGAAATATCTCCTTTCACCAAAGAAACTGTATATAATTATCTGAAAGAGAAATTGCCTTCCCTAAATTTAGATGACAGTGGATTTGAAAGATTCTATAAATGTACTAAAGGAATACCATTTTACGTGAATACCTTTGCTAAATTACTCCAAAAGAATGTGTCTTTAACTGAAGATAAAGTAAATGAAGAATTTAAAAGGACATTGCCTTATATTGCTGTTCATTTAATAAATCAATGGAGCAGGTTGACCCTCAAAGAACAAAATATAATAACCATTCTTATAGATAAGCCCCTAAAAAGAAATGAAATAGCCAAACAATTAGAAGTAACGCCAGGTTCATTAAGTAAACCTCTAAACAAAATACAGAAGTTAAGATTAATAGAATCAGAAAAGGGCGTTTATAATATTTCCGAACATATATTAAAGGCCTGGCTCAAAAGTGAATTTGAAGAAAAGGGAGTTTTTCCCTATAGAAGTATCTAA
- a CDS encoding ABC transporter permease yields the protein MSTRIQTLKEKLVTDEKTRNWSVSIILIALPIVLFFTSFLVGRYPLTPVEVIITIFAKIFPNIHVSPTAATIVWDIRLPRILAAVLVGAALSIAGAAFQGTFKNPLVSPDILGVSSGAGFGAAIAILLLGIPFFTQLSAFIWGLIAVTVTYLIARSIRVSEILVMVLSGMAIGALFTAMISLCKYMADPYEKLPQIVYWLMGSISTVDNHEVLVASVPIIIGIALLFILRWKLNILAMGDEESKSLGIETGKLRFIIIVCCTLITAAAVSISGIIGWVGLVIPHISRILVGPDHRNLLPATICLGASFLLFIDNISRTMLVTEVPLGILTALIGAPFFLYLLRKGYGDWT from the coding sequence ATGTCAACAAGGATACAAACTTTAAAAGAGAAATTAGTTACTGATGAAAAGACTAGAAACTGGTCAGTGAGTATAATATTAATTGCACTACCAATAGTTCTGTTTTTTACTTCTTTTCTTGTAGGAAGATATCCTTTGACTCCGGTTGAAGTTATTATAACCATATTTGCTAAGATTTTCCCAAACATACATGTTTCTCCTACAGCAGCAACTATTGTCTGGGATATACGACTGCCACGTATTCTGGCGGCTGTTCTTGTAGGGGCAGCTTTGTCTATAGCTGGGGCTGCTTTCCAGGGTACATTTAAAAACCCACTGGTGTCTCCAGATATACTGGGTGTTTCTTCAGGGGCAGGATTTGGGGCAGCTATTGCCATACTGTTGTTGGGCATTCCATTTTTCACCCAGCTTTCGGCTTTTATATGGGGACTTATAGCAGTTACCGTAACTTACCTAATTGCCCGGTCCATCAGGGTTTCAGAAATTTTGGTGATGGTATTAAGTGGTATGGCCATTGGAGCACTTTTTACAGCTATGATATCCTTATGTAAATATATGGCAGACCCTTATGAGAAATTACCCCAAATTGTATACTGGTTAATGGGAAGCATATCAACTGTAGATAACCATGAAGTTTTAGTAGCATCTGTTCCTATTATCATTGGAATAGCTCTACTTTTCATACTAAGATGGAAATTAAATATTCTAGCTATGGGCGATGAGGAATCAAAATCACTGGGAATAGAAACTGGGAAATTAAGATTTATAATAATTGTCTGCTGTACTCTGATTACAGCTGCAGCTGTTTCCATCAGTGGAATAATTGGATGGGTGGGGTTGGTTATACCACACATCAGCCGGATACTTGTAGGTCCGGACCATAGAAATCTTCTACCAGCTACAATATGTTTAGGAGCATCATTCCTATTGTTTATAGACAATATCTCCAGGACAATGCTGGTTACAGAAGTTCCCCTGGGTATTTTAACTGCACTGATAGGAGCACCATTTTTCCTATACCTTCTAAGGAAAGGATACGGGGATTGGACATGA
- a CDS encoding iron ABC transporter substrate-binding protein, with the protein MNKNYFVLIAAISLIVISGLGYYISENGSLTGSGSANITDMANRTLTVPSPVFKVLSTSPPTTVMIYMLAPEKLLAFNYEVTGEEQRFIPDEYKGLPSVGGWYGSQSGSYEQFIAMEPDLIFESITPSNSTSQHASTIATLNERQQKFGSIPVVGVTDTSNFTTFNPSIEFLGKILQSEDKASKLVNFNEKVQNEVSSVVSTIPESERVTVYYAEGVDGLNTDPSGSVHAQLIDFCGGKNVADVQIQGRVGQTEVSMEQVLKWNPEVIITTDSTFFKSVYNSPNWKEVSAVKNKRVYLSPQSPFKWFDRPTGANIIIGIPWVAKTLYPDKFQNMDLNGYVKEFYSEFYHYDLSDGQITEILKESGMQV; encoded by the coding sequence ATGAATAAAAATTACTTTGTTTTAATTGCAGCAATTTCTTTGATAGTGATTTCTGGTTTAGGTTATTATATATCAGAAAATGGATCTCTTACCGGCAGTGGCAGTGCCAACATTACAGACATGGCCAACCGAACTTTAACGGTCCCTTCACCAGTTTTTAAGGTGTTATCCACTTCACCCCCAACCACAGTTATGATATATATGCTGGCCCCTGAGAAATTACTGGCTTTTAATTATGAAGTCACCGGTGAAGAACAGAGATTTATACCTGATGAATATAAAGGCCTTCCCTCGGTAGGTGGATGGTATGGATCACAATCAGGTAGCTATGAACAGTTTATAGCGATGGAACCAGACCTGATATTTGAGAGTATCACTCCTTCAAATTCCACATCCCAGCACGCATCAACAATAGCCACTTTAAATGAAAGACAGCAAAAATTCGGTTCAATACCAGTGGTAGGTGTAACTGATACCAGTAACTTCACCACTTTTAATCCATCCATTGAATTTCTGGGAAAAATACTGCAATCAGAAGATAAAGCCAGTAAGTTGGTTAATTTTAATGAAAAAGTGCAAAATGAAGTTAGCAGTGTGGTATCAACTATACCTGAAAGCGAGAGGGTAACGGTTTATTATGCAGAAGGTGTTGATGGTCTTAATACGGATCCTTCCGGCTCAGTGCATGCCCAGTTAATTGATTTCTGCGGAGGAAAAAATGTAGCTGATGTGCAGATTCAAGGGAGAGTAGGCCAGACAGAAGTATCCATGGAACAGGTTCTGAAGTGGAATCCTGAGGTAATTATAACTACTGATTCAACATTCTTCAAAAGCGTCTACAATAGTCCTAACTGGAAGGAAGTAAGTGCAGTTAAAAATAAAAGGGTTTATCTTTCTCCACAATCTCCATTTAAATGGTTTGATAGACCAACAGGAGCAAATATAATAATAGGAATTCCATGGGTCGCTAAAACCCTTTATCCAGATAAATTCCAGAATATGGACCTAAATGGTTATGTTAAGGAATTCTACTCTGAATTTTATCATTATGATTTGAGTGATGGTCAGATAACTGAAATTCTGAAAGAATCTGGAATGCAAGTATAA
- a CDS encoding deoxyribonuclease, whose protein sequence is MFEDSYSKDKNAPIKEGGEYDVKIEDTGRDGDGIARIEGFVVFVSGAKVGDEVKIRVNSTRRNFAFAEVIE, encoded by the coding sequence TTGTTCGAAGATAGTTACAGTAAAGATAAAAATGCTCCTATTAAAGAAGGAGGAGAATATGATGTTAAGATTGAAGATACCGGTAGAGACGGTGATGGAATAGCCCGTATAGAAGGTTTTGTTGTATTTGTTTCCGGTGCTAAAGTTGGCGATGAAGTTAAAATTAGAGTTAACTCTACAAGAAGAAATTTTGCCTTTGCTGAAGTAATAGAATAA